The Maridesulfovibrio zosterae DSM 11974 genome window below encodes:
- a CDS encoding HD domain-containing phosphohydrolase gives MDNSEITILVIDDEDFVRETISDYLSDSGFEILGAGDGEEGLKIFREQKPDAMLVDLNMPKVDGFEVLKAVSSESPDTPIIVVSGAGLIQDAITAIRGGAWDFVTKPIVDLNILEHVLGQGLERASLIKENRRYKEHLEAEVTKRTEALHHEIKVRRAAQDELMSLQDEVIETQKEIILTLGEVVETRSNETANHVRRVAELSYILARRYGLSVEEAELLRLASPMHDVGKIGIPDTILNKPGKLTSDEVAIIKTHTTIGHEILKHSERPIIKAAAIVAYEHHERWDGRGYPRGLTAEEINIYGRITGITDVFDALGSERVYKKAWSIEKITGYFAEGKGKQFDPHLTDLFFDNIEEILELRRDFPDG, from the coding sequence TTGGACAATTCTGAAATAACTATCCTCGTCATTGATGATGAAGATTTTGTTCGTGAAACGATCAGTGACTATCTGAGTGATTCCGGCTTTGAAATTCTTGGCGCCGGTGACGGTGAAGAAGGACTAAAAATTTTCAGAGAGCAAAAACCAGATGCAATGCTGGTTGATCTCAATATGCCCAAAGTTGACGGTTTTGAAGTTCTTAAAGCCGTATCATCAGAAAGCCCTGATACTCCTATAATAGTTGTCTCAGGGGCAGGTCTCATTCAGGATGCTATAACTGCGATAAGAGGCGGAGCATGGGACTTTGTGACAAAACCCATTGTTGACCTTAATATTCTTGAGCATGTTTTGGGTCAGGGATTGGAGAGAGCCTCTCTAATTAAAGAAAACAGACGTTACAAAGAACATCTTGAAGCAGAGGTGACTAAGAGAACCGAAGCACTGCACCATGAAATAAAGGTTCGCCGTGCTGCTCAGGATGAACTAATGTCCTTGCAGGATGAGGTGATTGAAACTCAAAAAGAAATCATCCTGACCCTCGGCGAAGTAGTTGAAACTCGCTCTAATGAAACAGCCAACCATGTACGCCGTGTAGCAGAACTATCATATATTCTTGCCCGACGTTACGGGCTCAGTGTAGAAGAAGCTGAATTACTGCGCCTTGCATCCCCTATGCACGATGTAGGGAAAATAGGAATTCCAGATACAATTCTCAATAAACCTGGCAAGCTGACCTCGGATGAAGTCGCGATTATTAAGACCCATACAACAATTGGTCATGAAATCTTAAAACATTCTGAACGTCCCATTATCAAAGCTGCCGCTATAGTTGCCTATGAACACCATGAACGCTGGGATGGTAGAGGATACCCGCGCGGACTTACTGCTGAAGAAATTAATATTTATGGACGCATAACCGGAATCACCGACGTATTCGATGCTCTCGGCAGTGAAAGAGTATATAAAAAAGCGTGGTCTATCGAAAAAATTACAGGATACTTTGCTGAAGGAAAGGGTAAACAGTTCGATCCACATTTGACAGACCTGTTCTTTGACAACATTGAGGAAATTCTAGAACTGCGCCGTGACTTTCCTGACGGTTAA
- a CDS encoding peptidylprolyl isomerase, which translates to MSNPMVLMETPEGEVLIELFEKEAPKTVENFLRYIDEGFYEGTLFHRVINNFMIQGGGFDFNMKEKDNHAPVENEADNGLKNDLGTLAMARTMDPHSATSQFFINVKDNGFLNHSGKNPQGWGYCVFGKVVDGMEAVEKIKKVKTRSYGHMDDVPADPISIISMKRFED; encoded by the coding sequence ATGTCTAATCCTATGGTACTGATGGAAACACCTGAAGGCGAAGTGCTTATCGAACTTTTCGAAAAAGAAGCACCTAAAACAGTTGAAAACTTCTTACGTTACATTGATGAAGGATTCTACGAAGGAACTCTCTTTCACAGAGTTATCAATAACTTCATGATTCAGGGAGGCGGTTTTGACTTCAATATGAAGGAAAAAGATAACCATGCTCCTGTTGAAAACGAAGCTGACAATGGCCTTAAAAACGATCTGGGAACCCTTGCAATGGCTCGCACCATGGATCCACATTCAGCAACTTCACAGTTCTTTATCAATGTTAAAGACAATGGTTTCCTGAACCATTCCGGCAAAAATCCTCAAGGCTGGGGTTATTGTGTATTCGGAAAAGTTGTTGACGGAATGGAAGCTGTTGAAAAAATCAAAAAAGTTAAAACCCGCTCTTATGGCCACATGGATGATGTTCCTGCTGATCCCATCAGCATAATTTCCATGAAACGCTTTGAAGACTAG
- a CDS encoding 3D domain-containing protein, with the protein MLKIKTILLLAITIFAVSGCLNEDKTVSIKVHATAYTSQVGQTSAHPFLGAWGDELKPGMKAIAVSRDLIEKGLTHDTKVKIEGLSGEYLVKDKMNKRWTDKIDIYMGLDTAAAKDWGKREVTITFTKADK; encoded by the coding sequence ATGCTGAAAATCAAAACTATTTTATTGCTTGCTATCACTATTTTCGCAGTCTCAGGATGTCTAAACGAAGATAAAACTGTTTCCATCAAAGTTCATGCTACGGCGTACACTTCTCAAGTGGGACAAACATCTGCACACCCGTTTCTCGGCGCATGGGGTGATGAACTTAAACCGGGTATGAAAGCTATTGCTGTTTCACGTGACCTTATCGAGAAAGGACTTACGCACGATACTAAAGTTAAAATCGAAGGACTTTCCGGAGAGTATCTGGTTAAAGATAAGATGAATAAACGCTGGACCGATAAGATTGATATATATATGGGACTTGATACAGCTGCAGCAAAAGACTGGGGCAAACGTGAAGTGACAATCACTTTTACCAAAGCGGATAAATAG
- a CDS encoding dimethylarginine dimethylaminohydrolase family protein, producing MFSKAIVRKPARSLGQGLTAAGLGSPDMELTFKQHQAYIESFEEAGIKVTVLDAVEEYPDSVFVEDTAVMIPFKGGTAAFLTCPGAESRRGEVRVIQSVLSDHADEIIRMEGDGLMEGGDVLLMGETFYVGIDTRTNKSGFEQFSIAASRFGYKCIPVPFDNGMPHLKTELSALDEETLIMSARFAKRDEFTGFKKLMVQKGEEYSSNCLHLGSKLLVPAGFPATAELLDKNGFNPEFIDMSEFRKMDGGLTCLSLRW from the coding sequence ATGTTCAGCAAAGCTATTGTCAGAAAGCCGGCCCGGAGCCTTGGACAGGGTTTGACCGCAGCAGGGCTTGGATCTCCTGATATGGAACTGACTTTTAAGCAGCATCAGGCTTACATTGAATCATTTGAAGAGGCTGGAATTAAAGTAACTGTCCTTGACGCAGTGGAAGAATATCCGGATTCAGTATTTGTTGAAGATACAGCTGTAATGATTCCTTTTAAGGGAGGAACAGCTGCTTTTCTGACTTGTCCGGGGGCAGAATCAAGGCGCGGTGAAGTCAGAGTAATCCAGTCTGTATTATCTGATCATGCTGATGAGATTATCCGTATGGAAGGTGACGGACTTATGGAGGGCGGAGATGTATTGCTTATGGGTGAAACGTTCTATGTGGGCATAGATACCCGTACTAATAAATCAGGGTTTGAGCAATTTTCTATAGCTGCATCAAGGTTCGGATATAAGTGTATTCCGGTTCCTTTTGACAACGGTATGCCGCATCTTAAGACAGAACTTTCTGCTCTGGATGAGGAAACTTTGATAATGAGTGCTCGTTTTGCAAAGCGTGATGAGTTTACTGGTTTTAAAAAACTGATGGTTCAAAAGGGTGAGGAGTACTCTTCTAATTGCTTGCATTTAGGTAGTAAACTACTGGTTCCGGCAGGATTTCCGGCAACAGCTGAGCTGCTTGATAAAAACGGGTTTAATCCAGAGTTTATAGATATGTCTGAATTTAGAAAGATGGATGGCGGGCTGACTTGTCTGTCTTTACGCTGGTAG
- a CDS encoding AzlD domain-containing protein: protein MDQKLILFTLVGMMAVTYIPRLLPALTLSSRELPPVIVKWLSYVPTAVLSAMLVPSLIAPEGSISLGFDNIYFWVAIPTFAVAMFTRNFFGTVAVGMGLVAAVRYFL from the coding sequence ATGGACCAGAAACTAATACTCTTCACACTCGTCGGTATGATGGCTGTAACATATATTCCACGGCTGCTTCCGGCACTGACTCTCAGCTCAAGAGAACTGCCACCTGTTATTGTAAAATGGCTTAGTTATGTACCAACCGCAGTACTTTCGGCTATGTTGGTACCGTCACTTATTGCCCCCGAAGGGAGCATCAGCTTGGGCTTCGACAATATTTACTTCTGGGTGGCAATTCCTACTTTTGCAGTAGCAATGTTTACCCGTAACTTCTTCGGTACAGTTGCTGTAGGCATGGGACTTGTCGCCGCTGTAAGGTATTTTTTATAA
- a CDS encoding energy-coupling factor ABC transporter ATP-binding protein, giving the protein MSAAIFSLKEISFSYTDGAEILNNVNFKLNAYDKIALTGHNGSGKTTLLHLIMGLLKPTSGKILYKDVPMVGEKDFQELRKGVGLLFQQADDQLFCPTVIEDVAFGPLNLGKTCDEAREIAMYTLCMLGLSGYENRVSYRLSGGEKKLVSLATVLAMQPEALVLDEPTNDLDPSMRARLIEILNSLDVAMLVVSHDLDFLKQTTTNEYSCCNNTVVKGASAFHGDHNFGECKI; this is encoded by the coding sequence GTGAGTGCAGCTATTTTTTCTCTCAAAGAAATCAGCTTCAGCTATACAGATGGTGCTGAAATTTTAAATAATGTTAATTTTAAACTGAATGCATACGACAAGATTGCCCTTACCGGACATAACGGATCGGGAAAAACAACTTTGCTGCATTTAATTATGGGACTGCTTAAACCAACATCAGGTAAAATTTTATATAAAGATGTTCCTATGGTCGGCGAAAAGGACTTTCAAGAACTGCGCAAAGGGGTTGGGCTGCTTTTCCAACAGGCTGATGATCAACTTTTTTGTCCTACAGTGATTGAAGATGTTGCCTTCGGTCCACTCAATCTTGGTAAAACCTGTGATGAAGCTCGAGAAATTGCAATGTATACCCTTTGCATGCTTGGCCTTTCAGGTTATGAAAATAGAGTATCCTACCGCTTGTCCGGTGGAGAAAAGAAACTTGTCTCTCTTGCGACGGTTCTTGCAATGCAACCGGAAGCATTGGTTTTAGATGAGCCTACAAATGACCTTGATCCGTCTATGCGTGCAAGGCTTATTGAAATACTTAACTCTCTGGATGTTGCTATGCTTGTTGTTTCTCATGATCTTGATTTTCTAAAACAGACTACAACTAACGAATACTCGTGCTGCAACAACACAGTAGTTAAAGGGGCATCAGCTTTTCACGGAGATCATAACTTCGGTGAGTGTAAAATTTAA
- a CDS encoding glycosyltransferase family 2 protein — protein sequence MVNGKKVVMVMPAYNAASTLKKTIDELPENLVDEILLVDDCSRDGTVSQAKQLGIKTVVHTCNTGYGGNQKTCYKTALDMGADIVAMVHPDYQYTPLILSAMVSPIAHGVFDCMLGSRILGTGARKGGMPLYKYISNRALTIFQNLLVGYHLSEYHTGYRAFSRDLLEHIPFEGNSDDFVFDNQMLCQIIYANYDIGEVTCPTRYMDDSSSISFKRSVKYGLGVLKCSTETLLHRLGWLECDFLKGMSRNPGNKS from the coding sequence ATGGTAAATGGTAAGAAAGTGGTAATGGTAATGCCAGCCTATAATGCGGCATCCACGCTGAAAAAGACAATTGATGAACTTCCTGAAAATCTAGTAGATGAAATCCTGCTGGTGGATGATTGCAGCAGAGACGGTACCGTTTCACAGGCAAAACAACTCGGAATTAAAACGGTAGTTCATACCTGCAACACAGGGTACGGCGGCAATCAGAAAACATGTTATAAAACAGCCCTTGATATGGGAGCAGATATCGTCGCCATGGTTCACCCCGATTATCAATACACTCCACTTATTCTTTCAGCGATGGTTTCACCAATTGCACATGGAGTATTTGACTGCATGCTAGGTTCGCGCATACTCGGCACAGGAGCACGCAAAGGAGGCATGCCCCTATATAAATATATTTCAAACCGTGCGTTGACCATATTCCAAAACCTGCTCGTGGGCTATCATTTGTCTGAATACCACACCGGATACCGCGCTTTCTCCCGTGACCTCCTTGAACATATTCCCTTTGAAGGCAACAGTGACGACTTTGTTTTTGATAATCAAATGTTATGCCAGATCATCTATGCAAATTACGATATAGGTGAAGTCACCTGCCCCACACGCTATATGGATGATTCATCATCCATAAGTTTTAAACGTTCTGTTAAATACGGTCTGGGCGTTCTTAAATGCTCAACTGAAACTCTACTTCACAGGCTTGGCTGGTTGGAATGTGATTTTCTGAAAGGTATGAGCAGAAATCCAGGCAACAAATCTTAG
- a CDS encoding sugar phosphate isomerase/epimerase family protein, giving the protein MKPEFENCFVNLPLRYIYNSPEYLDFFIDNSIQPELGLDCLGDECLSMDWLLDIKGKLEEAQLKCTAHLPFLDLKPSSLNPAIRNASIDTLCAAFELAKLFSPQRMVMHPSLTSWLEEPLFERSYANCLEGLRRLSNSWPDHPPLCLENTYEYDPESIVRLVEDLGRENIGICFDLGHWHSFSKGSEHDDFDLWFDAFAPYIKHLHLHDNNGRKDEHLALGQGGINWDHVIPRVAELIHAPTITLEPHNRDDFDVSYEYFKTKIAPNIF; this is encoded by the coding sequence GTGAAGCCAGAATTTGAAAACTGCTTTGTAAATCTTCCGTTGCGTTATATTTATAATTCACCTGAGTATCTTGATTTTTTTATTGATAATTCTATTCAACCTGAACTCGGTCTTGATTGTTTGGGCGATGAATGTCTGAGTATGGACTGGCTTCTGGATATCAAGGGAAAGTTGGAAGAAGCTCAACTCAAATGTACCGCTCATCTGCCATTCCTTGATTTGAAACCATCCAGCCTTAATCCGGCAATAAGGAATGCATCGATTGATACGCTTTGCGCCGCATTTGAGCTTGCAAAGTTGTTTTCTCCACAACGCATGGTTATGCACCCTTCATTGACTTCGTGGCTTGAAGAACCATTATTTGAACGATCTTATGCCAATTGTCTGGAAGGATTGCGCAGATTAAGCAACTCCTGGCCTGATCACCCACCTTTGTGTCTTGAAAATACATACGAGTATGATCCTGAATCGATTGTCCGTCTGGTAGAAGATCTTGGAAGAGAGAATATAGGAATCTGTTTTGATCTTGGACATTGGCATTCCTTTTCTAAAGGTTCAGAGCATGATGATTTCGATCTCTGGTTTGATGCTTTTGCTCCATATATAAAGCATCTTCATCTTCATGATAATAATGGTCGTAAGGACGAGCACCTTGCTTTAGGTCAGGGGGGAATTAATTGGGATCATGTTATTCCACGCGTAGCTGAATTGATTCATGCTCCGACAATAACCCTTGAGCCGCATAATCGTGATGATTTCGATGTAAGTTATGAATATTTTAAAACCAAAATTGCTCCGAATATTTTTTAA
- a CDS encoding AzlC family ABC transporter permease — MESVISSSKNKYDAVLMSAIKQALPIVLGYLPVGFAYGVLARKAGLSIDNTVLMSLIVFAGSAQFIAVGLLASGASALSVIITTFIVNLRHLLMSAALSPYLKKWTKLELAIFSFQLTDESFAVHSTRFSNGDMSKSETYLINSIAQAAWVGGTVLGIFSSTLITDVKPMGLDYALPAMFIALLIFQIKDKSHVIVGLTTGILSTALVLGGSGQWNVIIATLIGATLGVAISWTRN; from the coding sequence GTGGAATCCGTGATTAGTTCCTCAAAAAATAAATACGACGCTGTGCTCATGTCGGCAATAAAACAAGCTCTTCCCATTGTCCTCGGCTATCTGCCCGTTGGATTTGCATATGGTGTTCTTGCGCGCAAGGCCGGCCTTTCTATCGATAATACAGTGCTCATGTCTCTAATTGTCTTCGCAGGATCAGCACAGTTTATTGCCGTAGGACTGCTTGCTTCAGGGGCTTCTGCATTATCTGTCATAATTACTACATTTATAGTCAATCTACGCCATCTGCTGATGTCTGCAGCTCTCTCACCTTATCTTAAGAAATGGACAAAACTTGAACTTGCAATTTTTTCTTTCCAATTGACCGATGAAAGTTTCGCTGTTCATTCCACCAGATTCAGCAACGGTGACATGAGTAAAAGTGAAACATATCTAATTAACAGCATTGCCCAGGCTGCATGGGTTGGTGGAACGGTTCTAGGGATTTTCTCAAGCACTCTGATAACTGATGTAAAACCGATGGGCCTTGATTATGCACTGCCTGCAATGTTTATAGCCCTGCTTATTTTTCAAATCAAAGATAAAAGCCACGTGATTGTAGGCCTCACAACAGGGATTCTATCCACTGCACTTGTCCTTGGCGGCTCAGGCCAATGGAACGTAATCATCGCCACCCTTATAGGTGCAACACTGGGAGTAGCAATATCATGGACCAGAAACTAA
- a CDS encoding DUF401 family protein, translating to MDFLYNLLPLFKILFVFISMLAGIRLRLGVGPSILLGSIILALLTSMGVTSFLTASGAALADQKTLFLAVIVALIMVLSGLLERTGQAGRIMNSLTGYLKSPRLRLVFFPALIGLLPMPGGAIFSAPMIQEAANGLDVSGKDKVVINYWFRHVWELTWPLYPGMILGSALSGMSIFEFISYTFPGAVACIVLGYLFFLRPSVLPMTGSTTVAENTTAKTGVKKILIEGLPLITAIVGALFFEGTLAALFPGIPFETGIVIALFAAVCCAIFANPGSFKITRELLVEKRFLNMIFMILCVFIFKDILGASGLIDDLSQLAGGGAALIAAAVLVPFLVGFISGITLAYVGASMPLVVGLVHATGLSHQLHAWVILCMFSGFSGLMASPLHICFLLTCEYFKVDMYSAWKRVAIPSLMLMLLGVAYFLILL from the coding sequence ATGGACTTTCTTTACAACCTTCTTCCCTTATTTAAAATTCTTTTTGTCTTCATATCTATGCTTGCCGGAATCAGGCTACGCTTAGGAGTTGGACCATCTATTCTCCTTGGCTCAATCATTCTCGCCTTACTCACTTCAATGGGAGTAACATCCTTTCTTACAGCATCCGGCGCTGCTTTAGCTGACCAGAAAACTCTTTTTCTAGCTGTAATTGTAGCTCTGATCATGGTCTTAAGCGGACTTTTGGAAAGAACAGGACAGGCCGGCAGAATAATGAACTCCTTAACCGGATATTTAAAAAGCCCTCGCCTGCGGCTTGTGTTCTTTCCGGCTCTTATAGGACTACTTCCTATGCCCGGAGGAGCTATATTTTCTGCCCCTATGATTCAAGAAGCTGCAAACGGTCTTGATGTTTCAGGGAAAGACAAAGTTGTTATCAATTACTGGTTCCGCCATGTATGGGAACTGACATGGCCTCTTTATCCAGGCATGATTCTCGGATCGGCACTATCCGGTATGTCCATTTTTGAATTCATCAGCTACACTTTTCCAGGAGCAGTGGCCTGTATAGTTCTAGGATATTTATTCTTTTTACGTCCTTCAGTTCTCCCCATGACCGGCAGTACCACCGTAGCTGAAAATACTACAGCCAAAACCGGCGTTAAAAAAATATTAATTGAAGGCTTACCGCTCATTACAGCCATTGTCGGTGCACTATTTTTCGAAGGGACTCTAGCAGCTCTTTTCCCCGGCATCCCCTTTGAAACAGGTATTGTAATAGCCCTATTTGCTGCTGTCTGCTGTGCAATATTTGCTAATCCTGGATCTTTTAAAATAACCCGTGAACTATTGGTAGAAAAACGTTTTTTAAACATGATCTTCATGATCTTATGTGTATTTATTTTCAAAGATATTCTCGGTGCCAGCGGATTAATAGACGACCTTTCTCAACTTGCTGGAGGCGGAGCTGCACTTATAGCCGCGGCAGTACTTGTCCCGTTTCTTGTTGGATTTATTTCCGGTATTACACTCGCTTATGTCGGCGCATCAATGCCTCTGGTAGTCGGACTTGTCCACGCCACAGGTCTATCACATCAACTTCATGCATGGGTAATCCTATGCATGTTCTCCGGCTTTTCAGGTCTTATGGCTTCACCGCTTCACATATGTTTTCTTCTGACCTGTGAATATTTTAAAGTTGATATGTATTCTGCATGGAAAAGAGTTGCTATCCCCAGCTTGATGCTTATGTTGCTCGGGGTAGCGTACTTTCTTATTTTATTATAA
- a CDS encoding tetratricopeptide repeat protein yields MNKSGIKLNSKKVLLAAMMLSALILIVYGQCGTFELVSYDDTSYVTNNARVMQGISAENISWAFGSFQSSNYHPLTMISHMLDTTLFGNSAGARHLVNIFLHLINVLLLFFFLLKATSTQDEENLIPAFFVAALFAIHPVHVESVAWISERKDVLSTFFWLAAMHSWFDWAKHKKMSSYALTFFFTGMGILAKPMVVTLPAALILLDIWPLNRIDITKNKFAQLAKLTAEKLPLFCLSVFSAVLTVMAQKGGGAMQSMESFPFSLRVSNALVSWIAYLRELLAPVNLAVFYPYPHEIPIWKPVTAFIFILAVSGICLRYIKKFPFAAVGWFWYLGTLVPVIGLVQVGDQCMADRYAYIPFIGLYIAIIYSASFAVKKGYIPAKTLIAAGAAIVAILTAVAYTQTSYWENSETLYPRALAVTKNNHHMHYNYGNLMERKKELNKAAEHYKAAFKADPSHYKAMTNLAIILSRRGEDVSAMNLYNQALKINPDYATAYANRGICYHKQGKYDFAIADYRKALELEPNHVNTMINMGLLFYTRGDKSSAKEWLLKALSLDPENKLARKNLSMIH; encoded by the coding sequence ATGAACAAGTCAGGGATTAAGTTGAATTCAAAAAAAGTGTTACTTGCTGCTATGATGCTTTCCGCACTGATACTCATCGTATATGGACAATGCGGGACTTTTGAGTTGGTGAGCTATGACGACACAAGCTATGTCACCAATAACGCACGAGTGATGCAGGGAATATCTGCTGAAAACATCAGCTGGGCATTCGGTTCTTTCCAATCATCCAACTACCACCCCCTAACCATGATCTCTCATATGCTGGATACCACTCTATTTGGCAATTCAGCAGGAGCACGTCATCTTGTTAATATTTTTTTACACCTGATTAACGTTCTTTTACTATTTTTTTTCCTGCTCAAAGCAACGTCAACACAAGATGAAGAGAACCTTATTCCTGCATTTTTCGTTGCTGCTCTCTTTGCCATACATCCCGTTCACGTAGAATCAGTTGCATGGATTTCCGAACGTAAAGACGTTCTTTCCACCTTTTTCTGGCTTGCAGCTATGCACAGCTGGTTCGACTGGGCAAAACATAAAAAAATGTCCAGCTATGCACTTACTTTCTTTTTTACAGGCATGGGAATACTTGCAAAGCCTATGGTTGTGACTCTTCCTGCGGCACTGATTCTGCTTGATATCTGGCCTCTGAATAGAATAGACATTACCAAAAATAAATTTGCTCAATTAGCTAAACTGACTGCTGAAAAACTGCCACTTTTCTGTCTTTCTGTATTCTCAGCGGTATTAACCGTCATGGCCCAAAAAGGTGGAGGGGCTATGCAGTCAATGGAATCCTTTCCTTTCAGTCTCAGAGTCTCCAATGCCCTTGTTTCGTGGATAGCATACCTCCGAGAATTACTCGCACCAGTAAATCTGGCTGTTTTTTATCCCTATCCACATGAAATACCTATCTGGAAACCAGTTACAGCTTTTATTTTCATACTGGCCGTTTCCGGTATCTGCCTGCGTTATATTAAAAAATTCCCCTTCGCAGCCGTTGGTTGGTTCTGGTATCTTGGAACTCTGGTTCCGGTAATAGGTCTGGTACAAGTCGGAGATCAGTGCATGGCTGACCGTTATGCATACATCCCCTTCATTGGGCTCTATATAGCAATAATCTACAGTGCATCCTTTGCGGTCAAAAAGGGTTATATTCCGGCAAAAACTCTAATAGCTGCAGGAGCTGCAATTGTGGCGATTCTGACTGCCGTCGCATACACACAGACTTCATATTGGGAAAACAGTGAAACATTATATCCCCGGGCTCTTGCTGTAACAAAAAACAACCACCACATGCACTACAATTACGGCAATCTGATGGAGCGCAAAAAAGAACTGAACAAGGCCGCTGAGCATTATAAAGCGGCATTTAAAGCAGATCCTTCACATTACAAAGCTATGACCAATCTTGCCATAATTCTATCCCGCCGGGGAGAAGATGTCAGCGCTATGAATCTTTACAATCAGGCTTTAAAAATCAATCCTGACTACGCTACAGCATATGCCAACAGAGGAATCTGCTATCATAAGCAGGGTAAATATGATTTTGCGATAGCAGACTACCGTAAGGCCCTAGAACTTGAACCCAATCATGTAAATACAATGATTAACATGGGACTTCTATTTTATACACGTGGCGACAAGTCTTCTGCAAAAGAATGGTTACTAAAAGCTCTTTCCCTTGACCCTGAAAATAAGTTGGCTCGCAAAAATTTAAGTATGATTCATTGA
- a CDS encoding PLP-dependent aminotransferase family protein — MRFSGADSQYRYKKVEQELSKHIDAGDLVPGDKLPSLRQMSSTLQVSISTISHAYEELEKRGLIESRPRSGYFVRSEFRRIPTPEIKITQKIEPRAVTKNKLIQTALETVGNKDLLPLGVVCPCNELLPTRQLAKIMCSVIRDNPMETAGYEMIHGNLDLRRHIAFRSVDCGSNITADELLITTGAMEALYISLRTLTRPGDLVLIQSPSYYCFLQLVENLGLRAIEIPSCPDKGINPDRVAEITKTFDIKACIFSANFNNPDGSLTSDRRKQEIVKILAQNRIPLVEDDVYGDIYFGDSRPRTFKSYDRDGRVLLCSSFSKTIAPGYRVGWLAPGRYLEKALEIKATTNVSCVAPTQMAIARYLRDTFYDKHLKKLRFAMKEQMNKMRTEIGLSFPEGTKVTNPKGGSVLWVELPENIDGVELFFKAREEGIGIVPGIVFSPQDVFSNYIRLSSGSLWSAEIQTGVRRLAELAAGL; from the coding sequence ATGAGGTTCAGCGGAGCAGACAGTCAGTACAGATATAAGAAAGTAGAGCAAGAGCTATCAAAGCATATTGATGCAGGTGATCTTGTACCAGGTGATAAGCTTCCGTCTTTGCGCCAGATGAGCAGTACATTACAGGTTTCTATCTCTACGATAAGTCATGCATATGAGGAACTTGAAAAGCGCGGTCTGATTGAATCACGTCCTCGTTCCGGTTATTTTGTGCGTAGCGAGTTCCGTCGCATTCCAACTCCTGAAATTAAAATCACTCAGAAAATTGAACCTCGAGCGGTAACAAAAAATAAACTTATTCAGACAGCGCTTGAAACAGTAGGGAATAAAGATTTGCTGCCACTTGGTGTTGTTTGTCCATGCAATGAGCTTCTTCCAACACGCCAGCTTGCTAAGATTATGTGTAGTGTTATTCGAGATAATCCAATGGAAACAGCTGGGTACGAAATGATTCATGGTAATCTTGATCTGCGTAGACATATAGCATTCCGGTCGGTTGATTGCGGATCGAATATTACTGCAGATGAATTGCTTATTACTACCGGAGCTATGGAAGCCCTTTATATTTCACTTAGAACTTTAACAAGGCCGGGAGATCTTGTTCTCATACAGTCTCCATCTTATTATTGTTTCTTGCAGCTAGTGGAGAATCTAGGGTTGCGGGCTATTGAAATACCGTCATGTCCAGATAAAGGGATAAATCCTGATCGTGTTGCCGAAATAACAAAAACTTTTGATATCAAGGCGTGTATTTTCTCAGCTAATTTTAATAATCCTGACGGTAGTTTGACTTCTGACCGGCGTAAGCAGGAAATCGTTAAAATACTGGCTCAAAATAGAATTCCATTGGTGGAGGATGATGTATACGGGGATATTTATTTCGGAGATTCCCGTCCTCGCACTTTTAAGTCATATGATCGCGATGGAAGAGTTCTGCTGTGTTCTTCTTTTTCAAAGACAATTGCTCCGGGGTACAGGGTTGGTTGGCTTGCACCAGGGCGTTATCTTGAGAAAGCTCTTGAAATCAAGGCGACGACTAATGTTTCCTGTGTTGCACCGACCCAGATGGCAATTGCCCGTTATCTGCGTGATACTTTTTACGATAAGCACTTGAAAAAATTGCGTTTTGCCATGAAAGAACAAATGAATAAGATGCGTACTGAAATAGGGCTTTCATTTCCGGAAGGGACAAAAGTTACTAATCCGAAAGGAGGATCTGTTCTCTGGGTTGAGCTTCCGGAGAATATTGATGGGGTCGAGTTGTTTTTTAAAGCAAGGGAGGAGGGCATAGGAATTGTGCCAGGGATTGTTTTTTCCCCTCAGGATGTTTTTTCAAATTACATCAGGTTATCAAGCGGCTCACTGTGGAGTGCCGAAATTCAGACTGGTGTCCGCAGACTAGCTGAGCTCGCCGCAGGTCTTTAA